In Zygosaccharomyces rouxii strain CBS732 chromosome D complete sequence, one DNA window encodes the following:
- the UNG1 gene encoding uracil-DNA glycosylase (similar to uniprot|P12887 YML021C Saccharomyces cerevisiae UNG1 uracil DNA glycosylase), protein MKGPIGRHLTPLRASKMTIETKRKFVTIEDFFSKSKKPNRGTTEPKKMGNASDDNTTGSSSSQEQAVAKNKSKEEFQKTLSSMLSDLLLLEIENIELSWFHHLQSEFKKPYFVKLKQFVKKEQKEHTVFPPPADIYSWTRLTPFDRVRVVIIGQDPYHNYNQAHGLAFSVKPPTPTPPSLKNIYKELQTNYKDFKIDNGVGDLTPWALQGVLLLNTALTVRAHNANSHSKQGWETFTKRAIEALIKDREGQDKSLIFLLWGSYAQKSVDSLLDPSTLRRHPNIKVFKSVHPSPLSAQRGFFGNNHFRQINDWLYHERGEKMIDWSVVKGSQLKEVVEANEKLESNV, encoded by the coding sequence ATGAAAGGTCCGATAGGTAGGCATTTAACGCCATTGAGGGCTTCTAAGATGACTATTGAGACCAAGAGAAAGTTCGTAACTATCgaagattttttttcgaaatcTAAGAAGCCCAACAGGGGCACTACTGAGCCCAAGAAAATGGGGAACGCGTCTGATGATAATACTACTGgatcttcctcttcacAGGAGCAAGCAGTGGCCAAGAATAAAAGTAAAGAGGAGTTTCAGAAGACCTTAAGCTCAATGCTTTCAGATTTGTTGCTTTTGGAGATCGAGAATATTGAATTATCGTGGTTTCATCACTTGCAGAGTGAGTTCAAGAAACCTTATTTCGTGAAATTGAAGCAGTTTGTAAAGAAGGAACAAAAGGAGCATACGGTTTTCCCGCCACCGGCTGACATTTATTCCTGGACGAGATTGACACCTTTTGATCGAGTTAGAGTGGTCATTATTGGTCAAGATCCCTACCATAACTATAATCAAGCACATGGGTTGGCGTTTAGCGTTAAGCCACCAACGCCGACACCACCATCACTGAAGAACATATACAAGGAATTGCAAACCAATTATAAAGACTTCAAAATCGATAACGGCGTTGGAGACTTAACGCCTTGGGCTCTGCAAGGTGTTCTGTTGTTAAATACGGCGCTAACCGTTAGGGCACATAATGCCAATTCACACTCGAAGCAAGGCTGGGAAACTTTTACTAAAAGAGCCATTGAGGCATTGATCAAAGATAGAGAAGGACAAGACAAAAGTTTGATTTTCTTGCTTTGGGGTAGTTATGCCCAAAAATCGGTAGATTCATTATTGGACCCATCAACTTTGAGACGTCATCCCAATATTAAAGTTTTCAAATCGGTTCACCCATCACCATTAAGTGCTCAGAGGGGATTCTTCGGTAACAACCATTTCAGACAGATTAACGATTGGTTATATCATGAGAGAGGTGAAAAGATGATCGATTGGAGCGTCGTTAAAGGTTcacaattgaaagaagtgGTTGAAGctaatgaaaaattggaatcaaatgTGTAA
- the DOT1 gene encoding histone methyltransferase DOT1 (similar to uniprot|Q04089 YDR440W Saccharomyces cerevisiae DOT1 Nucleosomal histone H3-Lys79 methylase) codes for MTDPIDDNSTENFSQVPTTSSSGSGSKRSRKNRTTELQGLLDEANKYNSHYEYDMPRGFLRDKSSKEDVIQEEETEDSKESLVPRKKSKGGRPRKNDINRQNGTKRSIPSPQTLIEEPAPKKKSGRVRSRKTDTGHRQDSTGSLTPMTPSSQGSEDTNTAVTAHLDDSRVRNQEKQNGVDNTFTNWNASTNDVRFDIIDLEYIKSHTYFEGEPTPSTVLTAKRREKSTEVITVKLQSVLFENYQEEYDICFTKDLNVYNPMSEIGKIVEYMAAIFLPLQPATKVQREVIPPMNRAFDEEDIHTFVQMVEKYNEIVLSVTRQETIDHLSTVKRIPSIFIHDFLHMVYTRSIFPQCRRLKQYEAFSNYVYGELLPGFLTEAFVKCQLNPNQLFMDLGSGVGNCVVQAALECGCGLSFGCEIMPNASDLTEAQYKELVQRCKLFGLKLPSIEYSLRQSFIDNKRVDELIPQCDVLLINNFLFDSDMNLQVEKLIQNAKVGCKIITLKNLRASGYTINFYNLESILNRLRVERFELKEDSVSWTHSGGEYYISTVMETMDESLFDPSLRQRSTRRPTRYTR; via the coding sequence ATGACAGACCCCATTGATGATAACTCAACCGAGAATTTTTCTCAGGTTCCCACCACGTCCAGCAGTGGTAGCGGTTCGAAAAGAAGTCGAAAGAATAGGACTACAGAGTTGCAAGGTCTTTTAGATGAGGCCAACAAGTACAATTCTCATTATGAGTATGATATGCCTAGAGGTTTTTTACGTGATAAAAGTTCAAAAGAGGATGTTATAcaggaagaagaaaccgAAGACTCTAAGGAATCACTTGTACCgaggaaaaaatcaaaggGAGGTCGACCCAGGAAAAATGATATCAATCGTCAGAATGGGACTAAAAGATCAATACCGTCTCCGCAGACTTTGATTGAGGAGCCTGCGCCGAAGAAGAAGTCCGGAAGAGTTCGTTCTAGGAAAACGGACACCGGTCATCGCCAGGATAGTACTGGTTCATTGACTCCTATGACACCTTCAAGCCAAGGCAGTGAAGATACTAATACAGCAGTGACAGCACATTTGGATGACTCAAGGGTACGCAATCAGGAAAAGCAAAACGGTGTCGATAATACGTTTACCAATTGGAATGCAAGCACTAACGATGTTCGGTTCGATATTATAGATTTAGAATACATCAAGTCACATACCTATTTTGAAGGTGAACCAACGCCATCTACCGTTCTAACTGCTAAGCGTCGTGAAAAGTCTACGGAAGTAATTACCGTTAAGCTTCAATCTGTGCTGTTTGAAAATTACCAAGAGGAGTACGATATCTGTTTTACAAAGGACCTCAATGTCTACAATCCAATGAGTGAAATTGGTAAGATTGTGGAATACATGGCGGCAATATTTTTACCACTGCAACCTGCTACCAAAGTGCAACGCGAAGTGATACCGCCGATGAATAGGGCATTTGATGAGGAGGATATTCACACATTTGTACAAATGGTGGAAAAATACAACGAAATAGTGTTATCGGTAACACGACAAGAGACCATTGATCACCTCTCTACCGTGAAACGTATACCATCTATTTTCATTCATGATTTTTTACACATGGTTTACACAAGAAGTATTTTCCCTCAGTGCAGAAGGTTAAAACAGTATGAAGCGTTTAGCAACTACGTGTATGGAGAGTTGTTACCAGGGTTTCTTACGGAGGCATTTGTCAAATGTCAATTGAACCCAAATCAATTGTTCATGGATTTAGGTTCTGGTGTTGGTAACTGCGTGGTTCAAGCAGCGTTGGAATGCGGGTGTGGTCTAAGTTTTGGATGTGAAATTATGCCTAATGCTAGTGATTTAACTGAAGCTCAGTATAAGGAATTAGTTCAAAGATGTAAATTGTTTGGATTAAAGTTGCCATCAATTGAATATTCCTTGAGACAGAGTTTTATCGACAATAAACgtgttgatgaattaattCCACAGTGTGACGTTCTATTGattaacaattttttatttgacTCTGACATGAATCTACAagtagaaaaattgattcaaaatgCAAAAGTGGGTTGTAAAATTATAActttaaaaaatttaagGGCTTCTGGATACACCATCAATTTTTACAACCTGGAAAGTATACTAAATCGGCTCCGTGTAGAAAGGTTCGAATTGAAGGAGGACAGCGTTTCCTGGACCCATTCGGGTGGTGAATACTACATTTCTACGGTTATGGAAACTATGGACGAATCTTTGTTTGATCCGAGTTTAAGACAGAGAAGTACCAGAAGACCAACACGATATACACGATAA
- the APT2 gene encoding adenine phosphoribosyltransferase APT2 (highly similar to uniprot|P49435 YML022W Saccharomyces cerevisiae APT1 Adenine phosphoribosyltransferase) — MSIEVYAHELKAALHQYPNFPTKGILYEDFLPIFRSPDLFQKLIDAFKMHLQETFSESKIDYIIGLESRGFLFGPSIALALGVGFVPVRKAGKLPGELVRAVYEKEYGSDVFEMQKEAIAANSNVVIIDDIIATGGSAAAAGDLVRQVGANVLEYDFVMELDFLKGREKLGAPLFTLLNAQKEALKH, encoded by the coding sequence ATGTCAATCGAGGTCTATGCCCACGAACTAAAAGCTGCTCTTCATCAGTACCCTAACTTCCCCACAAAGGGAATTTTATACGAGGATTTTCTTCCCATCTTTAGAAGTCCTGATCTCTTCCAAAAGCTGATCGATGCCTTTAAGATGCACCTGCAAGAGACCTTTTCTGAAAGTAAAATTGACTACATTATTGGTCTAGAATCTAGAGGATTCTTGTTTGGCCCCTCTATTGCTCTTGCTTTAGGTGTTGGATTCGTTCCAGTAAGGAAAGCTGGTAAATTGCCTGGTGAGTTGGTCAGAGCCGTTTACGAAAAGGAATACGGTTCCGATGTTTTTGAAATGCAAAAGGAAGCCATTGCAGCTAATTCAAATGTGGTTATCATTGATGACATTATCGCCACTGGTGGCTCTGCCGCAGCTGCAGGTGACTTAGTCAGACAAGTTGGTGCAAACGTTTTGGAATACGATTTCGTTATGGAGttggatttcttgaaaggtagagaaaaattgggtGCTCCATTGTTCACACTATTAAATGCCCAAAAAGAAGCCTTAAAACATTAA
- the NSE5 gene encoding Smc5-Smc6 complex subunit NSE5 (similar to uniprot|Q03718 Saccharomyces cerevisiae YML023C NSE5 Protein required for cell viability), which produces MGCECSAEFVKGKNGEGFEHYHVELTESMLNGFEVLNSMCLLNNFDHLMFFLECQMGPSSCELVVPPFDVFIVLMTLVTVSDHYKDESLRANDPYNVSRLSLSQRSLKVLQFYVKKLNEFDVEKYGRYQLELLRCQLFIAYDSISPGSDKFYRKKKLRRTGSGRLFDNDFPTVEFKEPYKSYISCLDQKQEVLGNTLLNLKLNQPGEFKNMILWTLSNSMQSQQVLYLASHNVWMPLLDLLLDILTLRYDYFVKNEAERDDDNKYVQQLSSCPLALFLRVFESIQFSSVFCECVFSNCDYELDDTLTALKIHPVYHGETTLSNTFHPRVKYTDSYKIRKSLALRRKLLGVCFELLTEVPNGHRLIYPRMIPEDISSRIAVILVNFKNLEQFKAFFSNNMDKRPSYVLAYIVDDTLLEMFKKFGRKPLKKSEIGILADSHDVDTLFKNCKYYIESGLFAPWDSKNPEKSYLDIQKADTCLIVSMKCYAKNGDAVNISNKKEFLKALLENDKKRKSGLPLLYPLMTKLIDD; this is translated from the coding sequence atggGTTGTGAATGTTCTGCGGAATTCGTAAAGGGCAAAAATGGCGAAGGTTTTGAGCATTACCATGTAGAGCTTACGGAGTCCATGTTGAATGGATTTGAAGTGTTGAATTCAATGTGCCTTTTAAATAATTTCGACCATTTGATGTTCTTCTTAGAGTGTCAGATGGGGCCTTCTTCGTGCGAACTGGTGGTTCCTCCATTTGACGTTTTTATAGTGTTGATGACTTTAGTTACCGTTTCCGATCACTACAAGGACGAGTCACTTAGAGCTAATGATCCTTATAACGTTTCGAGACTTTCTTTAAGCCAAAGGTCCTTGAAAgttttacaattttatgtgaagaaattaaatgaGTTTGATGTGGAGAAATATGGACGTTATCAGTTGGAATTGTTGCGATGTCAACTATTCATAGCCTATGATTCGATTTCACCTGGTAGTGATAAATTTTATCGGAAGAAAAAGCTACGGAGAACTGGTTCAGGTCGTTTATTTGATAATGATTTCCCGACCGTAGAATTTAAAGAACCTTATAAATCCTATATCAGTTGCTTGGATCAAAAGCAAGAAGTTCTAGGTAATACACTGTTAAATctaaaattgaatcaacCGGGtgaatttaaaaatatgATTCTTTGGACGCTTTCGAATTCAATGCAAAGTCAGCAAGTTTTATACTTAGCTAGTCATAATGTTTGGATGCCTTTATTGGATTTGTTATTGGACATCTTAACATTAAGATACGATTATTTTGTCAAAAATGAAGCTGAGCGAGACGATGACAACAAATATGTACAACAATTGAGTTCATGTCCTTTAGCTCTTTTCTTAAGAgtatttgaatcaattcaattttctaGTGTGTTTTGTGAATGCGTGTTCAGCAATTGCGATTACGAGCTAGATGACACTTTGACGGCCCTTAAGATTCATCCAGTTTATCATGGTGAAACGACACTTTCTAACACTTTTCATCCCAGAGTTAAGTATACAGACTCTTATAAAATTAGAAAATCTTTGGCTTTGAGGAGGAAGCTTTTGGGGGTATGCTTTGAACTTTTAACAGAGGTACCAAATGGACATAGGTTAATTTACCCAAGAATGATACCAGAAGACATATCTAGTCGAATCGCAGTcattttggtaaattttaaaaatttagaacAGTTTAAGGCTTTTTTCTCCAACAATATGGATAAGCGACCTTCTTACGTCTTAGCATACATTGTTGATGACACACTTTTAGAAATgtttaaaaaatttggaagGAAACCTTTAAAGAAATCTGAAATAGGGATATTAGCTGACTCTCATGACGTTGAtacacttttcaaaaattgtaaatacTATATTGAATCAGGATTATTTGCTCCATGGGATAGTAAAAACCCAGAGAAAAGTTACTTGGATATACAAAAGGCAGATACATGCTTAATAGTATCGATGAAATGCTATGCAAAGAATGGAGATGCAGTAAATATATCTAACAAAAAAGAGTTCCTGAAGGCGCTTCTGGAAAATGATAAGAAGAGGAAGTCCGGCTTACCTCTACTTTATCCTTTAATGACTAAATTAATAGACgattga
- the SSN2 gene encoding Ssn2p (similar to uniprot|P38931 YDR443C Saccharomyces cerevisiae SSN2 Required for stable association of Srb10p-Srb11p kinase with RNA polymerase holoenzyme) encodes MTTDSLTYRLDDLLSSFYRIERLEKVNFHQYVPKKQEDQWSIQMELLLRKQDPRNLVALLSRELWCFSINDQEVPTPPKLGGDESNSEELIPDKKGHFTADYSKPNLPPHYALFLKALRRMIYINITAKSFNKLIPYGNACFSLDGVKACQVLHIEPHLFDNGELVTTITTKSPGLAPLSIDRIEDSFLKNHALYLAPSGIRMYLPSSNKQKCLTRPPKNAEVLLMTLYVSHGIRLIEKRDLQWVKLIPHLGHLNGLTPNIASYMDPPTDARTIIWPLDLCFAQVVSDNQFDSKESPCYHDLNDAFDVIDDFVQLKQTSAYRTPKSSSGTTGAVLSGNALSSGGAYTDQFQPYYRSQIGSAPSTSYLLSKENSDLKPISRDTSPAYSSFEKPLTGSGEHFGPSAFSTTPSLNESEIFNDKKSLMNEGDVSPLKSDVGTSLKQMLRETEPPMAPMAMVSPSRDVSPSQKHEAVTDSPRDEELFGDEDDEDLFGESNNLSSGENKSHGGTPARKGKSDEITDDMFGMSDDEEQDHNEKDKESPYFFRDGRPPPLEQPLKKANLKRKYLDIPIEEMTLTHTPLYTDPGAPLPIETPREKRKSVFAPLNFNPIIESNVDNKYKNGGKFSIGPSHNDEALIFDISTADSSSSEDDSDSSDEFEGLNIRPDIRSTELTTQDPQYGSYLQGVQDSVPQELLRNELMSTSVPPGSEMLKEGSNTIWRMSNPDISQPESLLTTLNDNLATDGTLTKMSTTPDQLTGISKITRGGQLPPFSENEVSLPETTDTSLMPESSSSLPFLLRHMPLSSIPDVFYSSNISATITRKNQDILGLLAEQIVFDSDMFDGVGGPDIAYSALKECNDLGLISNTMRDLFSDFSRIRGDNIISKIYPIKVPSIHVRRHHEVIKMNADSQLFSQYLNVRPAKGIKNFRFLMLTASFFEDCSSFVSTLSQTYINYEFGFCELLKLTGEDTQGLNFLQNFEESKLLLLAAQIVSYCSTNKNAGKDVPLMIILPIETNSLEEIVTKTSKFETIRNEVLSKIPNAQLFLKLISMEFVRNPLISVDSYGNLCLSIYNILPPKALKFTSIACTLPKEITFRTMQQTNASSAIHYDAFIHLAYARSVDKEWVFAALSDSTGNENMIKTLYVGRSRSKFDEACNEIWASALRLASTKCGKLCLILTRLNGVLPDDELMNWRRLSGRSIHLAVVCVDDNTKISFLDQDDSYPTFKPLLQNGERTKKLDTSTFDDYEVRNIYDDVHGVIFRNSFPLTNSQHRCAIKSGALIRYKDCDGDKILDKFEVNLLNCPHSDSTKLLETILEEFRSLSALNSWFGISSGKITHVPWHVLSVKKMMKVLVHTRVKVLE; translated from the coding sequence ATGACTACGGATTCGTTAACCTATAGGTTAGACGATCTGTTGTCTAGCTTTTACAGGATTGAAAGGCTCGAGAAGGTCAACTTCCACCAATATGTGCCAAAGAAACAAGAGGATCAATGGTCGATTCAAATGGAATTGCTGTTGAGGAAGCAGGATCCCCGTAATTTAGTAGCACTAttatcaagagaattatGGTGCTTTAGCATTAACGATCAAGAGGTCCCTACTCCGCCCAAATTAGGTGGTGATGAGAGCAACAGCGAAGAATTGATTCCTGATAAAAAGGGCCATTTTACCGCAGATTACTCTAAACCAAATCTACCACCCCATTATGCACTTTTCTTGAAGGCGTTGAGGAGAATGATCTACATCAACATTACTGcaaaatcttttaacaAGTTAATTCCCTACGGTAATGCCTGTTTCTCTTTAGATGGAGTTAAGGCATGTCAAGTCCTACACATCGAACCTCATCTTTTTGACAATGGAGAACTGGTGACCACCATTACTACAAAATCGCCTGGTTTAGCACCTTTGTCCATTGACCGTATTGAGGACAGtttcttgaaaaatcaTGCATTGTATTTGGCGCCATCAGGAATTAGAATGTATTTGCCATCCAGCAACAAGCAAAAATGTCTAACCCGTCCTCCCAAAAATGCAGAAGTACTGTTGATGACCCTCTATGTGTCCCATGGTATAAGGttgattgaaaagagagatTTGCAATGGGTTAAACTAATACCTCACCTGGGTCATCTCAACGGTCTTACTCCCAATATAGCATCATATATGGATCCCCCAACGGATGCAAGAACCATCATTTGGCCGTTAGATCTTTGCTTTGCACAGGTAGTTTCGGATAACCAATTCGACTCAAAAGAGAGTCCGTGCTATCACGACCTAAACGATGCCTTTGATGTCattgatgattttgttCAACTGAAACAGACATCTGCATATCGTACTCCCAAGAGCTCCAGTGGTACCACGGGTGCTGTTCTTTCAGGAAATGCTCTAAGCTCCGGCGGCGCCTATACGGATCAATTCCAACCGTATTATAGGAGTCAAATAGGTAGTGCCCCCAGTACTTCGTATCTTCTATCGAAGGAAAATTCAGATCTGAAACCTATTTCAAGAGACACATCACCAGCGTATTCGAGCTTTGAAAAACCATTGACTGGATCTGGTGAACATTTTGGTCCAAGTGCCTTTTCTACAACACCAAGTTTAAATGAATCAGAAATATTTAATGAcaagaaatctttaatgAATGAGGGGGATGTTAGTCCGTTAAAGTCAGATGTAGGTACCAGCCTGAAACAAATGCTTCGTGAAACCGAACCACCAATGGCTCCAATGGCAATGGTTTCGCCAAGTAGGGATGTGAGTCCTTCTCAAAAGCATGAAGCAGTTACTGATTCACCGAGAGACGAGGAACTATTTGgagatgaggatgatgagGATTTATTTGGAGAAAGTAATAATCTATCAAGTGGCGAAAACAAGTCTCACGGAGGTACACCAGCTAGAAAGGGTAAATCAGATGAAATAACAGATGATATGTTCGGTATGTCTGATGACGAGGAGCAGGATCATAACGAGAAAGACAAAGAGAGTCCATATTTCTTCAGAGATGGGAGACCACCGCCTTTGGAACAGCCTCTCAAGAAAGCTAACTTGAAGCGCAAATATCTGGATATACCGATAGAAGAGATGACACTAACACACACACCTCTTTATACAGATCCAGGTGCTCCATTGCCAATCGAAACCCCAAGAGAAAAACGTAAAAGTGTATTTGCTCCTCTAAATTTCAATCCAATAATCGAGAGTAATGTAGATAACAAGTACAAAAACGGCGGTAAATTTTCCATCGGCCCCTCTCATAATGACGAAGCGCTTATATTCGATATTTCTACTGCAGACAGTTCTAGTTCCGAAGATGACAGTGACTCAAGTGACGAATTTGAAGGATTAAACATTAGGCCGGATATAAGGTCCACAGAATTAACCACTCAAGATCCTCAGTATGGAAGTTATCTGCAGGGCGTACAAGATTCTGTGCCCCAAGAATTACTGAGAAATGAGCTAATGTCCACTAGCGTACCGCCAGGTAGTGAAATGCTGAAAGAAGGTTCCAACACCATATGGAGAATGTCAAACCCAGATATTTCACAACCTGAGTCATTACTTACCACATTAAATGATAATCTGGCAACTGATGGAACTTTAACAAAAATGAGCACGACACCGGATCAACTTACTGGCATAAGCAAAATAACAAGGGGTGGACAACTCCCGCCTTTCTCTGAGAATGAAGTATCTTTACCAGAAACCACAGATACTTCGTTAATGCCCGAATCATCAAGTAGTTTACCATTTCTATTACGACATATGCCGCTTTCGTCAATTCCAGATGTATTCTACAGTTCAAACATCAGTGCGACTATTACGAGGAAAAACCAAGATATTTTAGGTCTATTAGCTGAACAAATTGTCTTTGACAGCGATATGTTTGACGGAGTAGGAGGTCCAGATATAGCATATTCTGCACTCAAGGAGTGCAATGATTTAGGTCTCATATCAAATACTATGCGTGATCTCTTCAGTGACTTCTCAAGAATCAGAGGTGACAACATaatatcaaagatttatcCGATAAAAGTTCCTTCCATTCATGTGAGAAGGCACCATGAAGTTATTAAGATGAATGCAGACTCTCAACTATTCAGCCAGTATTTGAACGTAAGACCTGCTAAAggaatcaaaaattttagatttttGATGTTAACTGCCTcattttttgaagattgtTCATCATTTGTCTCAACCCTTTCACAGACTTATATAAATTATGAATTTGGGTTTTGTGAACTGCTCAAGCTGACAGGTGAAGACACACAAGGATTGAACTTTCTCCAGAATTTCGAGGAGAGTAAACTACTGTTACTTGCCGCTCAGATTGTGTCCTACTGCTCAACCAATAAGAATGCTGGCAAGGACGTACCACTCATGATAATATTACCAATTGAGACAAATAGTCTCGAAGAGATTGTTACCAAGACCAGCAAGTTCGAAACGATTCGTAACGAGGTTTTGTCAAAGATACCGAATGCACAattatttttgaaattaatctCAATGGAATTCGTGAGGAATCCGTTGATATCTGTGGACTCTTATGGAAATTTATGCCTAAGCATCTACAACATTTTGCCCCCAAAGGCACTCAAATTCACCTCAATTGCATGTACTCTTCCTAAGGAGATAACCTTCAGGACAATGCAACAAACGAATGCCTCCTCAGCCATACATTACGATGCATTCATTCATCTTGCCTATGCAAGAAGTGTTGATAAGGAATGGGTATTTGCAGCCTTATCAGATAGCACTGGTAACGAAAATATGATCAAGACACTTTACGTTGGAAGATCCAGAAGCAAGTTCGATGAAGCTTGTAATGAAATATGGGCGTCAGCTCTTCGTCTCGCAAGTACAAAGTGTGGCAAATTATGTTTGATCCTAACCAGATTGAATGGTGTCTTACCCGATGACGAATTAATGAATTGGAGACGTTTATCTGGAAGATCAATACATCTTGCAGTTGTATGTGTCGATGACAATACAAAGatttcatttttggatCAAGATGATTCCTATCCAACTTTCAAACCgcttttacaaaatggtGAGAGGACGAAGAAATTAGACACTTCCACTTTTGATGATTATGAAGTAAGAAATATTTATGATGACGTTCATGGTGTCATTTTCCGAAACTCTTTCCCCTTGACCAATTCACAACACCGGTGTGCCATTAAGAGTGGTGCTTTGATCAGATACAAAGATTGCGACGGTGATAAGATTCTGGATAAATTTGAGGTCAATCTTTTGAACTGTCCCCATTCAGATAGCACGAAATTACTGGAAACAAttttagaagaatttagAAGTCTAAGTGCATTGAACTCGTGGTTTGGAATTTCTAGCGGCAAGATCACACATGTCCCATGGCACGTTCTTTCAGTcaaaaagatgatgaaagttCTAGTGCATACAAGAGTAAAAGTCCTTGAATGA
- a CDS encoding glutathione peroxidase (highly similar to uniprot|P40581 Saccharomyces cerevisiae YIR037W HYR1 Thiol peroxidase that functions as a hydroperoxide receptor to sense intracellular hydroperoxide levels and transduce a redox signal to the Yap1p transcription factor) — MSKFYELQPRDGKGEVFSFDQLKGKVVLIVNVASKCGFTPQYHELEELYKKYKDMGLVILGFPCNQFGHQETGSDTQIAQFCKLNYGVTFPIMKKINVNGPDSDPVYQFLKSQKAGLMGFRGIKWNFEKFLVDRQGQVFGRWGSLEKPSSLDSVIQQLLESEPKL, encoded by the coding sequence ATGTCTAAGTTTTATGAATTGCAGCCAAGGGACGGCAAAGGTGAAGTGTTTTCCTTCGATCAGTTAAAAGGTAAAGTTGTGCTCATCGTTAATGTTGCGTCAAAATGTGGGTTTACGCCTCAGTATCACGAATTAGAAGAGCTTTATAAGAAGTATAAGGATATGGGACTTGTAATTCTTGGGTTTCCCTGCAACCAGTTCGGACATCAAGAGACAGGCTCAGATACACAAATTGCACAGTTCTGTAAGTTGAACTATGGAGTTACTTTCCCcataatgaagaaaataaacGTGAATGGACCTGATTCTGACCCTGtttaccaatttttaaaatctcAAAAGGCGGGTCTTATGGGATTTAGAGGTATTAAAtggaattttgaaaaattccttGTGGATAGACAAGGTCAAGTGTTTGGACGATGGGGTTCTTTGGAGAaaccatcttcattagaTTCTGTGATCCAGCAACTTCTTGAATCTGAACCTAAACTGTAA